A genomic region of Chitinimonas arctica contains the following coding sequences:
- a CDS encoding alpha/beta hydrolase, which translates to MNSPVLTVKSTNVRNIVALTSLRACLGTLASFAPGLAAAWAERLFLRPPRHDWPRVEQAWRDRAERSELYTAGLPISEWDGKPMRIYRWGEARHGKVVMLHGWGGRATQFHEFIAPLTAAGYQVVGIDAPGHGASHGNQASVLHFAHALTRVIRNEGPVTAVLAHSLGGAATVYALASHKLAVEKVVLISPSADVAAYARYIGRLLNLDKAVLAGVQQRMETRFGILWQELNAISLAGRLDLPALILHDRNDREVPSSTGAKLAEAWQGARLLLTEGLGHRRILRDAAVVREAVAFLRK; encoded by the coding sequence ATGAACAGCCCAGTTTTGACCGTTAAAAGCACGAACGTTCGTAATATAGTGGCGCTGACGTCGCTACGCGCCTGTTTGGGCACGCTGGCGAGCTTTGCTCCGGGTTTGGCTGCGGCATGGGCGGAACGGCTATTCCTGCGCCCGCCGCGCCACGACTGGCCCAGAGTCGAGCAAGCCTGGCGGGACAGGGCGGAACGGAGCGAGCTATACACTGCCGGTTTGCCCATTTCGGAATGGGATGGCAAGCCCATGCGCATCTATCGCTGGGGCGAAGCCCGCCACGGCAAGGTCGTGATGCTGCACGGCTGGGGAGGCCGGGCAACCCAATTCCATGAATTCATTGCCCCGCTCACGGCTGCCGGCTACCAGGTGGTGGGAATCGATGCGCCAGGCCATGGCGCCAGCCACGGAAATCAGGCTTCCGTACTGCACTTTGCCCATGCCCTGACGCGGGTGATTCGCAACGAAGGCCCTGTGACGGCGGTCCTGGCCCATTCACTGGGTGGCGCCGCGACCGTTTACGCCTTGGCCAGCCACAAGCTGGCGGTGGAAAAGGTCGTATTGATTTCCCCCAGTGCCGATGTGGCTGCGTATGCCCGCTATATTGGACGGCTCCTGAATCTGGACAAGGCAGTACTGGCCGGGGTGCAGCAGCGCATGGAAACCCGCTTCGGCATTCTCTGGCAGGAGCTCAATGCGATCAGCCTGGCCGGACGGCTGGACCTGCCCGCTTTGATCCTGCATGACCGTAACGACAGGGAAGTACCGAGCAGCACGGGAGCGAAGCTGGCCGAAGCCTGGCAGGGCGCCCGGCTGCTGCTGACGGAAGGGTTGGGTCACCGCCGCATCTTGCGGGATGCGGCGGTGGTGCGCGAAGCAGTGGCGTTTCTACGTAAATAG
- a CDS encoding TetR/AcrR family transcriptional regulator has product MSRTLSKGEATREAILDAGIALAREFGLAALTIGELAERAQMSKSGVFAHFGSKEELQLAVLRAAQGRFDESVSRVAFQTPRGLARLRELFSRWLSWSAARPQPGGCLMLAAASEFDDRPGLVRDYLAKQQLGWLEGLQRTVSYAIEATELPADTDTEQFAFELFGLILSTHHHARLLNDDRYFRAAQAGLERLISAPPRRNPTHP; this is encoded by the coding sequence ATGTCCCGTACCCTCAGCAAGGGCGAAGCCACCCGTGAAGCCATTCTCGATGCCGGAATCGCATTGGCGCGCGAGTTTGGCCTGGCGGCACTGACGATAGGCGAACTGGCCGAGCGGGCGCAGATGTCCAAAAGCGGTGTATTCGCCCACTTTGGCTCGAAGGAAGAACTGCAATTGGCGGTATTGCGCGCTGCGCAAGGCCGTTTTGACGAGTCCGTTTCAAGGGTGGCTTTCCAGACGCCCCGTGGCTTGGCCCGCCTGCGCGAATTGTTTTCACGCTGGCTAAGCTGGTCGGCCGCCCGCCCGCAACCGGGTGGCTGTTTGATGCTGGCGGCTGCCAGCGAGTTTGACGACCGGCCGGGGCTGGTGCGCGACTACCTTGCCAAGCAACAGCTAGGCTGGCTGGAAGGGCTGCAACGCACGGTGTCTTATGCAATCGAGGCTACCGAACTGCCTGCCGATACCGATACCGAGCAATTCGCCTTCGAGCTGTTCGGATTGATTCTGTCTACCCATCACCACGCTCGCCTTTTGAATGACGATCGCTACTTTCGGGCCGCCCAGGCCGGATTGGAGCGTTTGATCAGCGCCCCTCCACGGCGTAACCCTACCCATCCATGA
- a CDS encoding type IV pilus assembly protein FimV: MPRPFASLTQLSLALGFVGLSQAGSLDELQLQSGLGQFLEARVRIGANSGESIAADCLSASLRDSEGANARRLYIEFTPDRSGGWARLAGDAILNEPVLTLSVRLHCVDGSDIKRDYTLLLDPPINTVRTPAATLPQADRTARQLSPEAGDIAGETVSSQAGDSLYGMARERFPDRPDARRQFIAGMRALNPDLPADGEARLPPATTLSLPLAQPAPSDGLNGRGRSWTVQPGESFYAIVRRLYPDQPAEKKALVIAMRKLNPQLPRNGEKPLPPGMQLQLPEKLTAVPTMPSAQAATSAGKAIAPVTDRLQISAEPAAKGTPANPQDAIHERERLLLDQAAEQLAMLHEARNRIEKLDKRLNWLVEQLGRRDAERSQALKPTTDWGGLAVGATAGAGLAALLALLLHGNSSRRRNQANSAGAKLAASLGEDRETQLWKGLEPKETAPPPSRPIPPPRYDSPVQEPQASDMDVFILNSAASEAAVLAANGQYDRAIIMLQDEIEAYPTSLVNWMQLLELLYGNRDVDRYIEVASRFKTSFASEALWNKVRRMGIELAPNEALFKQEQSASIRESENEPEHSLNDILDAGIARRPPSRRNRSKWRRWSSSWSDRIPPSANRRSWTSSRFPRYGSQARASLPAASRSAISNALAS; encoded by the coding sequence TTGCCCAGACCATTCGCATCTCTCACCCAGCTGTCGCTTGCGCTCGGCTTTGTCGGTCTGTCCCAGGCCGGTTCGCTCGACGAACTTCAATTGCAATCCGGACTAGGACAATTTCTCGAGGCGCGCGTCAGGATCGGCGCGAATAGCGGGGAATCGATCGCTGCGGATTGCCTCTCCGCCAGCCTACGCGATAGCGAAGGAGCCAACGCGCGGCGCTTGTACATCGAATTTACCCCTGACCGCAGCGGCGGCTGGGCCAGGTTGGCCGGCGACGCAATCCTGAATGAACCGGTGCTGACCTTGTCGGTACGCCTGCATTGTGTCGATGGCTCCGATATCAAGCGCGATTACACGCTGCTGCTGGACCCCCCGATCAACACAGTCAGAACGCCAGCGGCCACGCTCCCTCAGGCAGATAGAACGGCCCGCCAGCTATCGCCGGAAGCCGGCGACATAGCGGGTGAAACCGTGAGCAGCCAGGCGGGAGACAGCCTGTACGGCATGGCCAGGGAGCGCTTTCCCGATCGCCCGGATGCGCGCCGTCAATTTATCGCGGGCATGCGCGCGCTGAATCCCGACTTGCCGGCCGATGGCGAGGCCCGCCTGCCGCCGGCAACCACCTTGTCCTTGCCGCTTGCCCAGCCGGCGCCATCCGACGGCCTGAACGGGCGCGGCCGGAGTTGGACCGTGCAGCCCGGCGAATCATTCTATGCCATCGTCCGCCGTCTCTATCCAGACCAGCCCGCCGAAAAAAAAGCCCTGGTGATAGCGATGCGCAAGCTCAATCCACAGTTGCCGCGCAATGGTGAAAAACCGCTGCCGCCCGGCATGCAATTGCAGCTGCCCGAGAAGCTTACCGCTGTACCCACCATGCCCAGCGCGCAAGCCGCCACCTCGGCCGGCAAGGCCATTGCCCCGGTCACCGACCGTTTGCAGATTTCCGCCGAACCGGCGGCCAAGGGTACGCCGGCCAATCCGCAAGATGCGATACACGAGCGCGAACGGCTGCTGCTGGACCAGGCAGCCGAGCAATTGGCCATGCTGCACGAAGCGCGGAATCGCATCGAGAAGCTGGATAAGCGGCTGAATTGGCTGGTCGAGCAACTGGGCAGGCGTGACGCGGAACGCAGCCAGGCCTTGAAGCCGACCACGGACTGGGGCGGACTGGCGGTCGGCGCAACGGCCGGCGCCGGGCTGGCGGCGCTACTGGCGCTTCTACTGCACGGCAATAGCAGCCGTCGCCGCAATCAGGCCAATAGCGCCGGCGCCAAGCTGGCCGCTTCGCTGGGCGAGGACAGGGAAACCCAGCTGTGGAAGGGCTTGGAACCCAAGGAAACGGCGCCACCGCCTAGCCGGCCTATTCCCCCGCCGCGTTACGATTCCCCGGTGCAGGAGCCGCAGGCATCGGATATGGATGTGTTCATTCTGAATAGCGCCGCCAGCGAGGCGGCGGTGTTGGCGGCGAATGGTCAGTACGACCGCGCCATCATCATGCTGCAGGACGAAATCGAAGCTTATCCGACCAGCCTGGTGAACTGGATGCAGCTACTGGAATTGCTATACGGCAATCGCGATGTCGATCGCTATATCGAAGTAGCCAGCCGATTCAAAACAAGCTTTGCCAGCGAAGCCTTATGGAACAAGGTCCGGCGCATGGGCATCGAGCTGGCGCCGAATGAAGCCCTGTTCAAGCAGGAACAGTCCGCTTCAATCCGGGAATCGGAAAACGAGCCGGAACATAGCCTCAATGACATCCTGGATGCCGGCATAGCCCGCCGGCCCCCATCCCGGAGGAACCGATCAAAATGGCGCCGCTGGTCTTCGAGCTGGAGCGATCGCATACCGCCATCGGCGAACCGCAGGTCCTGGACATCATCGAGGTTCCCCCGATACGGGAGCCAGGCGCGGGCAAGTCTCCCAGCGGCAAGCCGCTCGGCAATCTCGAACGCGCTCGCCAGCTGA
- a CDS encoding ABCB family ABC transporter ATP-binding protein/permease, with protein sequence MQAPPPKDPSIGQSARLPGSDWQTLLTLFPYLWRYKGRVLAALACLAAAKLANVSVPLLLKNVVDHLSLSGNAMLAVPLGMILGYGLLRLSSTVFGELRDAVFAKVAQGAMRQAALETFEHLHRLSLRFHLNRQTGGVTRDIERGTRGIGSLLSFMLFNILPTLLEIALVAGILMVLYDWRFAAVTLATIVVYAGFTIAVTEWRTKTRRAMNELDSKANVKAVDSLLNYETVKYFGNERYEADRYDESLGRWEKAAIRNEISIGILNSGQSAIIAVGVTGLVWLAADGVVNGKMTLGDLVAVNAFLIQLYAPLNFLGMAYREIKQALTDMEKMFSLLNEHAEVKDADEAVTLATSAAEVRFEAVDFGYEGNRSILQQVDFCIPAGHTVAVVGSSGAGKSTLSRLLFRFYDVGAGRISINGRDVRQLSQASLRAHIGIVPQDTVLFNDTIYYNIAYGRPDASRAEIIEAARSAHILAFIESLPEGWETPVGERGLKLSGGEKQRVAIARTLLKNPPILIFDEATSALDSRTERAIQAELAAISANRTTLVIAHRLSTIVDADEILVMEQGRVVERGNHRELLAGGGGYARMWALQQSESEREAEASGV encoded by the coding sequence ATGCAAGCACCCCCCCCGAAAGACCCGTCTATCGGCCAATCGGCTCGCCTTCCCGGCAGCGATTGGCAGACCCTGCTTACGCTCTTTCCCTATCTTTGGCGTTACAAGGGCCGGGTCCTGGCGGCATTGGCCTGCCTGGCGGCGGCAAAGCTGGCCAATGTGTCGGTGCCGCTCCTGCTCAAGAATGTGGTCGATCATCTGAGCCTTAGCGGCAACGCGATGCTGGCGGTGCCCTTGGGCATGATCCTCGGCTATGGACTGTTGCGTTTAAGCTCCACGGTGTTCGGCGAGTTGCGCGACGCGGTATTCGCCAAAGTCGCGCAAGGCGCCATGCGGCAGGCGGCGCTGGAGACCTTCGAGCATCTGCATCGGCTTAGCCTGCGTTTCCATCTGAACCGCCAGACGGGCGGGGTGACGCGCGATATCGAGCGGGGCACCCGCGGGATCGGATCCCTGCTGAGTTTCATGCTGTTCAATATCCTGCCGACCTTACTGGAAATCGCCCTGGTGGCCGGCATCCTGATGGTGCTGTACGACTGGCGCTTCGCCGCCGTCACCCTTGCCACCATCGTGGTCTATGCCGGCTTCACCATCGCCGTCACCGAGTGGCGGACCAAGACGCGCCGCGCCATGAACGAGCTCGACTCCAAGGCGAATGTAAAGGCCGTCGATTCGCTGCTTAACTATGAGACGGTGAAGTACTTCGGCAACGAGCGCTACGAAGCCGACCGCTACGATGAATCGCTGGGACGGTGGGAAAAAGCCGCCATCCGCAACGAGATTTCCATCGGCATCCTCAATAGCGGCCAGAGCGCCATCATTGCTGTCGGAGTCACCGGCTTGGTTTGGCTGGCCGCCGACGGCGTGGTCAACGGCAAGATGACCTTGGGCGACCTGGTGGCCGTCAATGCTTTCCTGATCCAGCTCTACGCACCGCTGAATTTTCTGGGCATGGCCTACCGCGAGATCAAGCAGGCATTGACCGATATGGAGAAGATGTTCAGCTTGCTGAACGAACATGCCGAGGTAAAGGACGCGGATGAGGCGGTGACCCTGGCCACCTCCGCGGCGGAAGTTCGCTTCGAAGCGGTTGATTTCGGTTACGAAGGCAATCGAAGCATTTTGCAGCAAGTGGATTTTTGTATTCCCGCCGGGCATACCGTGGCCGTGGTGGGTAGTTCCGGCGCCGGCAAAAGCACGCTGTCGCGGCTGCTTTTCCGTTTCTACGATGTGGGCGCCGGCCGGATCAGTATCAATGGCCGGGATGTGCGCCAGCTGAGCCAGGCCAGCTTGCGCGCCCATATCGGCATCGTGCCGCAGGATACCGTCCTGTTCAACGATACGATCTACTACAACATCGCTTACGGACGACCCGATGCCAGCCGGGCGGAAATCATCGAAGCAGCCCGTTCCGCCCATATCCTGGCATTTATCGAGAGCCTGCCGGAGGGCTGGGAAACGCCGGTGGGCGAGCGCGGACTGAAGCTATCCGGTGGCGAAAAACAGCGCGTTGCCATTGCCCGCACCCTGCTCAAGAATCCCCCCATCCTGATTTTCGATGAAGCGACCTCGGCGCTGGATTCCCGCACCGAACGCGCCATCCAGGCCGAGCTGGCCGCCATATCGGCCAATCGGACCACCCTGGTCATCGCCCATCGGCTGTCCACGATCGTCGATGCCGACGAGATACTGGTGATGGAACAGGGCAGGGTGGTGGAGCGCGGCAATCACCGTGAACTGTTGGCCGGCGGCGGTGGTTATGCGCGGATGTGGGCTTTGCAACAGAGCGAGTCGGAGCGCGAGGCGGAAGCGTCGGGGGTATAG
- a CDS encoding MFS transporter, with the protein MTTARSATEQLQSRLALLATSLLIAAALALTLLAAPPLTAAVEPEMAGSVQVAGDSIAKLLQRADRLGLPFDRLNGVAASLDDARRDNPDIVYLVVADSQGKPLYGSGDAFRTPGANDTALRKRWAEQLAGSATIGPWLDTSLLIQDARGVRPLGTLHIGQRAATVEAQLRELGFDLLTVLVVACLTALELLRFVMAAMVGSPSAALAQGWQAAGQGDFSRYLPSDYFGGIGRLNAGYNAVIAGLNQRAQRLREQLGERFEHSLAGLRFHAGGERPTLFSGAVDFMRWPFFLLIFADSLSLSFFPLFVESFYSPAYGISRQLTLGLPISIFMFAWAMAMPWAGLWCDSLGYRRAFAIGAGITTVGLLLTAMSQTLIDLLLWRSLTAIGYGLVFVTAQTYIASHTPAARATRGMAMFLATFFAGSLSGAAIGGILADRLGHRPTLLLSACLGLLAAVFVLRFLARKRPGGTVRKSLSWRDIRLLLAHRPFLIITLLAAIPSKVALTGFLYYTAPLYLQALGNSQSAVGRVMMAYGLAIIAFSPLVAHLADKLGRHGWFVSIGGFAAAGAMFAIHFLDGTLGVALAILLLGMAHAIGVSPQLALIAQHCKDAVAEVGQATATGIFRLIERLGNVLGPLIAGTLIASYDFKGAFYGIGLLTLCTSMLFTLAFLWLGREQADPAEVAP; encoded by the coding sequence ATGACGACCGCCCGCAGCGCGACCGAGCAACTGCAAAGCCGTTTGGCCCTGCTGGCGACCAGCCTGCTGATCGCTGCGGCCTTGGCCTTGACCCTTCTCGCAGCGCCCCCGCTCACCGCGGCGGTCGAGCCGGAAATGGCCGGCAGCGTGCAAGTGGCGGGCGATTCCATCGCCAAACTACTGCAACGCGCCGACCGGCTGGGCCTACCCTTCGACCGGCTTAACGGTGTCGCAGCCTCTTTGGACGATGCCCGCCGGGACAATCCGGATATCGTCTACCTGGTGGTGGCCGATAGCCAAGGCAAGCCCCTGTACGGTAGCGGCGATGCCTTCCGCACCCCTGGCGCCAACGATACGGCCCTGCGCAAACGTTGGGCCGAGCAGCTTGCCGGCAGCGCGACCATCGGTCCCTGGCTGGACACCAGCCTGCTGATCCAGGATGCGCGGGGCGTGCGACCCTTGGGCACCCTGCATATAGGACAGCGCGCGGCCACGGTGGAAGCCCAGCTACGCGAACTGGGCTTCGATCTGCTGACGGTGTTGGTGGTGGCCTGCTTGACGGCGCTGGAGCTGCTGCGCTTTGTGATGGCGGCCATGGTGGGTTCGCCTTCGGCCGCCTTGGCCCAAGGCTGGCAAGCCGCCGGCCAGGGCGATTTCTCTCGCTATCTGCCCAGCGACTATTTTGGCGGAATAGGACGGCTGAATGCCGGCTACAACGCCGTGATAGCCGGGCTCAACCAGCGCGCCCAGCGTTTGCGCGAACAACTGGGCGAACGGTTCGAGCACAGTCTGGCCGGCCTACGGTTCCACGCGGGCGGCGAGCGTCCCACCCTGTTCTCCGGCGCGGTGGACTTCATGCGCTGGCCGTTCTTCCTGTTGATCTTCGCCGACTCGCTCTCGCTGTCGTTCTTTCCCCTCTTCGTCGAAAGTTTCTATTCCCCCGCCTACGGTATCTCGCGGCAATTGACCCTGGGGCTGCCGATTTCGATCTTTATGTTCGCCTGGGCCATGGCCATGCCCTGGGCTGGGCTCTGGTGCGACAGCCTCGGCTATCGGCGGGCCTTCGCCATCGGCGCCGGCATCACCACGGTGGGCCTGCTGCTGACCGCCATGTCGCAGACCCTGATCGATCTGCTGCTCTGGCGCTCGCTGACGGCGATAGGCTACGGCTTGGTATTCGTCACCGCCCAGACCTATATCGCCAGCCACACACCGGCCGCCCGCGCCACGCGTGGCATGGCGATGTTCCTGGCCACTTTCTTCGCCGGCTCGCTGTCCGGCGCCGCGATCGGCGGGATTTTGGCCGACCGGCTCGGGCATCGCCCCACCTTATTGCTATCGGCCTGCCTGGGTCTATTGGCCGCCGTGTTCGTGTTGCGCTTCCTGGCCAGGAAGCGGCCCGGCGGCACGGTACGCAAGTCGCTCAGCTGGCGCGACATCCGGCTGCTGCTGGCCCATCGCCCCTTCCTGATCATTACCCTGCTGGCTGCCATCCCTTCCAAGGTCGCCCTCACCGGTTTCCTTTACTACACAGCACCGCTCTACCTGCAAGCGCTGGGCAATAGCCAGTCCGCCGTTGGCCGGGTGATGATGGCCTACGGGCTTGCCATCATTGCGTTTTCACCGCTGGTGGCCCACTTGGCCGACAAGCTGGGGCGGCATGGCTGGTTTGTCAGCATCGGTGGTTTTGCCGCTGCCGGCGCCATGTTCGCCATCCATTTCCTCGACGGCACGCTGGGCGTGGCCTTGGCCATCCTGCTGCTGGGCATGGCCCATGCGATAGGCGTCTCGCCGCAACTGGCACTGATCGCCCAGCACTGCAAGGACGCCGTCGCCGAGGTGGGGCAAGCCACCGCGACCGGGATATTCCGGCTTATCGAGCGGCTGGGCAATGTACTCGGCCCGCTGATTGCCGGCACCCTGATCGCCAGCTACGACTTCAAAGGCGCTTTCTACGGCATAGGTCTTTTGACCCTTTGCACCAGCATGTTGTTTACCCTGGCCTTTCTCTGGCTAGGCCGTGAGCAAGCGGACCCGGCGGAGGTGGCGCCATGA
- a CDS encoding ABC transporter substrate-binding protein, giving the protein MKRRTLLQAGLGLALGSTLTAGADASRRKRVMLLLYRGLTAAEQGFMDYLRARLEVEFIVRDAGSDKSRLAGMVEEARQLRPDLIYTFGTSVTVATVGTFSGRDPKLHISDIPVVFNIVADPVGAGLAPDTQSSLRNLTGVSHLAPPAAQWQALRRFGSPRKLAILYSPNEKNAVLAAARLATLARQDGGQVQAEAIATAAGQAPDPASLQASLARLLASQPDWLYLPSDSFLIANAAAVVQQAHQAGVAVFAATEEPVRQAGALAGLVSPYYAAGQFAAHKAAQILNGKKKAAELPLDTLARFTYLIHIGSARVLRRYPPLGLLRYAEIVGS; this is encoded by the coding sequence ATGAAGCGGCGTACCTTATTGCAAGCCGGCCTGGGCCTGGCGCTCGGCAGCACGCTGACGGCCGGCGCGGACGCAAGCAGGCGCAAGCGCGTCATGCTGCTGCTCTACCGCGGCCTGACCGCGGCGGAGCAGGGTTTCATGGATTATCTGCGGGCACGCCTGGAGGTGGAATTTATCGTGCGCGATGCCGGCAGCGACAAATCGCGGCTGGCCGGCATGGTGGAAGAAGCCCGCCAGCTGCGGCCCGATCTGATCTACACCTTCGGCACCAGCGTGACCGTGGCCACCGTGGGAACCTTCAGCGGCCGCGATCCCAAGCTGCATATCAGCGATATCCCGGTGGTGTTCAATATTGTCGCCGATCCGGTCGGCGCGGGATTGGCGCCGGATACCCAGTCCAGCCTGCGCAATCTCACCGGGGTAAGCCACCTGGCGCCGCCGGCCGCCCAGTGGCAAGCGCTACGGCGCTTCGGCAGTCCACGCAAATTGGCGATACTTTACAGTCCGAACGAGAAGAACGCCGTGCTGGCCGCAGCCAGGCTGGCCACCCTGGCCCGCCAGGACGGCGGACAAGTACAGGCCGAGGCCATCGCTACCGCGGCCGGCCAGGCACCCGACCCGGCAAGCCTGCAAGCCTCCCTGGCGCGGCTGCTGGCCAGCCAGCCCGATTGGCTCTATCTGCCGTCCGATTCCTTTCTGATCGCCAACGCCGCCGCCGTGGTACAGCAGGCCCATCAGGCCGGCGTGGCGGTGTTTGCCGCAACCGAAGAACCGGTACGCCAGGCCGGCGCCCTGGCTGGCCTGGTCAGCCCCTATTACGCCGCCGGCCAGTTTGCCGCCCACAAGGCCGCGCAGATTCTCAACGGCAAGAAAAAAGCGGCAGAATTGCCGCTCGATACCCTGGCCCGCTTTACCTATTTGATCCATATCGGCAGCGCGCGCGTGCTGCGGCGCTATCCTCCTTTAGGACTACTGCGCTACGCGGAGATTGTCGGTAGCTGA
- a CDS encoding Crp/Fnr family transcriptional regulator, giving the protein MELKAFLHNLPAFESYHDQYLNALIAELDVEDCPDGFVFIHQGGRDGAMFIILEGSVGIIRRDRPNETDYEVRDLRDGEIFGLLSLVDDMPAAATCVAHGPVKIAALTREGFRTLFQSAPPVCHQLQYMIAVQLARDLQEQNEYLRRHMS; this is encoded by the coding sequence ATGGAACTGAAAGCCTTTTTACATAATCTGCCGGCCTTCGAGTCGTATCACGACCAATACCTCAATGCGTTGATCGCCGAACTGGATGTGGAGGATTGCCCGGACGGCTTTGTCTTTATCCATCAAGGCGGCCGTGACGGGGCGATGTTCATCATCCTGGAAGGCTCGGTCGGCATCATTCGGCGGGATAGGCCCAACGAGACCGACTACGAGGTGCGCGATCTGCGCGACGGCGAAATCTTCGGACTCTTGTCGCTGGTTGACGATATGCCGGCAGCGGCTACCTGCGTGGCGCACGGTCCGGTCAAGATCGCCGCCCTGACGCGCGAGGGCTTTCGGACCTTGTTCCAATCCGCCCCGCCGGTATGCCATCAACTGCAATATATGATCGCCGTACAGCTGGCGCGCGACCTGCAGGAACAGAATGAATATTTGCGCCGGCATATGAGCTGA
- a CDS encoding Crp/Fnr family transcriptional regulator, producing the protein MRISFQTAFPDLAAQLGPVNTQTFLDACKPVELAPGRMLFRDRMPVESLFLILTGELSITLVEGERNFVLGNAGPGQWLGEVSVLSGSMLGSATVTTLSACRALKLHYQDFDRLIRDNDHIANALLSNLIDLLAMRLRISAAAIGKQGDR; encoded by the coding sequence ATGCGCATTTCATTTCAAACGGCCTTCCCCGACTTGGCCGCGCAGCTGGGTCCGGTCAATACGCAGACCTTTCTGGATGCCTGCAAGCCGGTCGAGTTGGCCCCCGGGCGTATGCTGTTTCGTGACCGTATGCCGGTGGAGTCGCTATTCCTGATATTGACCGGCGAGCTGTCCATCACCCTGGTGGAGGGGGAGCGCAATTTCGTGCTGGGCAATGCCGGACCCGGTCAATGGCTGGGCGAGGTATCGGTACTGTCGGGCAGCATGCTGGGCAGTGCCACCGTCACCACCCTCAGCGCTTGCCGCGCCCTCAAATTGCATTATCAGGACTTCGATCGGCTGATACGCGACAACGACCATATTGCCAATGCGCTGCTTTCGAATCTGATCGACTTGCTGGCCATGCGCTTGCGGATATCCGCGGCAGCCATCGGCAAGCAGGGGGACCGCTGA